In Sphingobium sp. B2D3C, a genomic segment contains:
- a CDS encoding GntR family transcriptional regulator translates to MNEQFDKRAPSAVEVADWVRDRIRTGRFVPGQRLVEVDIIRQTGASRSKVREALQRLEGEGLVLIEEFRGASVRSTSLEEAAQIYRARLALEGICAADFTRNASEEQKHQLCIVQEQLDKCVNDRAPDKFGRLNIEWHRLIVEGSGNTVIAELLKRLNVPIHRMLFESFYDEERLRTANADHQNMLRLILAGEADAAETAMRSHIGDGFKTLSKIESEFYR, encoded by the coding sequence ATGAACGAGCAGTTTGACAAGCGGGCACCCTCGGCAGTCGAGGTCGCCGACTGGGTGCGTGACCGCATCCGCACAGGCCGTTTTGTGCCCGGCCAGCGGTTGGTCGAAGTGGACATCATCCGGCAAACCGGCGCTAGTCGGTCGAAGGTGCGCGAAGCGTTGCAGCGGCTGGAAGGCGAAGGCCTGGTGCTGATCGAGGAATTCCGCGGTGCATCCGTCCGAAGCACCAGCCTTGAGGAAGCTGCGCAAATTTATCGGGCGCGTCTTGCCTTAGAAGGTATCTGCGCCGCCGACTTCACACGAAACGCCTCGGAGGAACAGAAGCACCAGTTGTGCATCGTCCAGGAGCAACTCGACAAATGCGTGAACGATCGGGCGCCGGATAAGTTTGGGCGGCTGAATATCGAGTGGCATCGACTCATTGTGGAGGGCTCCGGCAACACGGTCATTGCCGAGTTGCTCAAACGCCTGAATGTTCCCATTCACCGAATGTTGTTCGAGAGTTTCTACGACGAGGAGCGCCTGCGTACCGCGAACGCGGACCACCAGAACATGCTGCGCCTCATTTTGGCCGGAGAGGCCGATGCGGCCGAAACGGCCATGCGCAGCCACATCGGTGACGGGTTCAAAACACTGTCAAAAATCGAGAGTGAATTTTATCGGTGA
- a CDS encoding CocE/NonD family hydrolase, which translates to MRAVGWIGVLAAVTAAVPGPAKDYADVQRTSLYVPVRDDTKLAVNIYRPASDGKVEEKRLPVIFVFTPYRARFKDKDGAIREVALEDGLALRSLISAGYVVAVADIRGKGASFGARRGFQDRTEAKDGHDLVEWLASQSFSTGKVGMIGCSYLGGTTFHTATTAPPALKAVFIGASDLDKYAFVRRGGIAAQFNTRPDEPLSDDLASVPVDGDADGQQLKSAVAQHAQNTPMAALWYGMPYRDSVSAFTGNRFWEEVGVYNYLDAIQRAGIATYFWSNWHDEPTAQSILSAANLKGSKFLAGPGSHCVPPPGFDFTGEVVRYFDHYLKGADNGIEKEPRATYWVEGLDGKGGYARSDALPGAKVTPMQWFLNGGRSGTARSVNDGTLGAKPDRAGADKFTVRYDLPGADYFAFWAKPMDDKGLSYTSAQLDKPLKLIGYPVVNLRVSADKPDADVFVYLDQVAADGQAEVVAFGRLALAHRKNGKAPYDVMGLPWHSGRKADVAPLPIGQQANLAIDLTPVSRIVPAGARLRVTIAGADPRQRNLKEIQQTPAPVFTVERGSAGGSWVKLPVAN; encoded by the coding sequence ATGCGGGCGGTTGGATGGATCGGCGTGCTGGCTGCTGTTACGGCAGCCGTGCCGGGTCCGGCTAAAGACTATGCAGACGTGCAGCGTACCTCGCTCTACGTGCCTGTGCGGGACGACACGAAGCTGGCCGTCAACATCTATCGACCGGCCAGTGACGGCAAGGTGGAAGAAAAGCGCCTTCCGGTCATCTTCGTGTTCACGCCCTATCGCGCTCGTTTCAAGGATAAAGACGGCGCGATCAGGGAAGTCGCGCTGGAGGACGGCCTGGCGCTGCGCTCGCTGATTTCGGCCGGTTACGTGGTCGCGGTCGCCGATATTCGCGGCAAGGGCGCGTCCTTTGGCGCGCGCCGGGGTTTTCAGGACCGCACCGAGGCGAAAGACGGCCATGATCTGGTCGAGTGGCTGGCAAGTCAGTCCTTTTCCACCGGCAAAGTCGGCATGATCGGATGCTCCTATCTGGGGGGCACAACATTTCACACCGCGACCACTGCGCCCCCGGCGCTCAAGGCGGTTTTCATCGGCGCGTCGGACCTCGATAAATATGCTTTCGTGCGGCGCGGGGGTATCGCCGCACAGTTCAACACCCGGCCGGACGAGCCGTTGAGCGATGATCTCGCGAGCGTCCCGGTCGATGGCGACGCGGACGGGCAGCAGCTTAAATCAGCCGTTGCCCAGCATGCCCAGAACACGCCGATGGCCGCCCTCTGGTATGGAATGCCCTATCGCGACAGCGTTTCCGCCTTCACTGGAAATCGCTTCTGGGAGGAAGTGGGCGTCTATAATTATCTCGACGCGATCCAGCGGGCGGGCATCGCCACTTATTTCTGGAGCAACTGGCATGACGAGCCAACGGCCCAGTCCATCTTAAGCGCGGCGAACCTCAAGGGATCGAAGTTTCTCGCGGGGCCTGGCAGCCACTGCGTGCCGCCGCCTGGATTCGACTTCACCGGCGAAGTCGTGCGCTATTTCGATCATTATCTCAAAGGCGCGGACAACGGCATCGAGAAGGAGCCGCGTGCGACTTATTGGGTCGAGGGACTGGACGGGAAAGGTGGCTATGCCCGCTCCGACGCGTTGCCGGGTGCCAAGGTCACGCCAATGCAGTGGTTCCTGAACGGCGGTCGCAGTGGCACCGCGCGATCAGTGAATGACGGAACGCTCGGTGCAAAGCCGGATCGCGCGGGCGCGGACAAGTTCACGGTGCGCTACGACTTGCCGGGCGCAGACTATTTTGCCTTCTGGGCCAAGCCCATGGACGACAAGGGGCTGAGCTATACCAGCGCCCAGCTGGACAAGCCGCTCAAGCTGATCGGCTATCCGGTCGTGAACCTGCGCGTCTCGGCGGACAAGCCCGATGCCGATGTTTTCGTCTATCTGGATCAAGTGGCGGCCGACGGACAGGCGGAGGTCGTGGCCTTCGGCCGGCTGGCACTAGCGCATCGCAAGAATGGCAAGGCACCCTATGACGTCATGGGTCTGCCCTGGCACTCAGGGCGCAAGGCGGATGTAGCACCTCTCCCGATCGGCCAGCAGGCCAATCTGGCGATTGATCTGACGCCGGTGTCGCGGATCGTGCCGGCTGGCGCGCGTTTGCGCGTCACCATCGCCGGTGCGGACCCCCGCCAGCGCAATCTCAAGGAAATACAACAGACTCCCGCCCCGGTTTTCACGGTCGAGCGGGGCAGCGCGGGCGGCTCCTGGGTCAAATTGCCGGTCGCGAACTGA